A region of Microbacterium suwonense DNA encodes the following proteins:
- the rplB gene encoding 50S ribosomal protein L2, whose product MAIRKYKPTTPGRRGSSVADFAEITRSTPEKSLLRPLSKTGGRNNQGRITTRHIGGGHKRQYRVIDFRRNDKDGINAKVAHIEYDPNRTARIALLHYFDGEKRYILAPTKLKQGDIVESGASADIKPGNNLPLKNIPTGTVIHAIELRPGGGAKMARSAGASVRLVAKDGPYAQLRLPSGEIRNVDARCRATIGEVGNAEQSNINWGKAGRKRWKGVRPTVRGVAMNPVDHPHGGGEGKTSGGRHPVSPWGQAEGRTRHANKESDKYIVRRRNAGKKRK is encoded by the coding sequence CCGAGATCACGCGATCGACGCCGGAGAAGTCGCTGCTGCGTCCGCTCTCGAAGACCGGTGGTCGCAACAACCAGGGCCGCATCACGACCCGTCACATCGGCGGCGGACACAAGCGCCAGTACCGCGTCATCGACTTCCGTCGCAATGACAAGGACGGCATCAACGCCAAGGTCGCTCACATCGAGTACGACCCCAACCGCACCGCGCGCATCGCGCTGCTGCACTACTTCGACGGCGAGAAGCGCTACATCCTCGCGCCGACGAAGCTGAAGCAGGGCGACATCGTCGAGTCCGGCGCCAGCGCCGACATCAAGCCGGGCAACAACCTCCCGCTGAAGAACATCCCCACCGGAACCGTGATCCACGCGATCGAGCTGCGTCCCGGTGGCGGAGCGAAGATGGCACGTTCGGCCGGCGCCTCGGTGCGCCTGGTCGCCAAGGACGGCCCCTACGCTCAGCTGCGTCTGCCCTCGGGCGAGATCCGCAACGTCGATGCGCGCTGCCGCGCGACCATCGGCGAGGTCGGCAACGCCGAGCAGTCGAACATCAACTGGGGCAAGGCCGGCCGCAAGCGCTGGAAGGGCGTGCGCCCGACCGTCCGCGGTGTCGCGATGAACCCGGTCGATCACCCGCACGGTGGTGGTGAGGGCAAGACGTCCGGTGGTCGTCACCCCGTCTCCCCGTGGGGCCAGGCTGAGGGTCGTACCCGTCACGCCAACAAGGAAAGCGACAAGTACATCGTGCGTCGCCGCAACGCCGGCAAGAAGCGCAAGTAG
- the rpsS gene encoding 30S ribosomal protein S19 produces the protein MPRSLKKGPFVDEHLLRKVIGQNEGGSKNVIKTWSRRSMIVPAMLGHTIAVHDGRKHIPVFVTETMVGHKLGEFAPTRTFRGHVKDDKKGRRR, from the coding sequence ATGCCACGCAGTCTTAAGAAGGGCCCCTTCGTCGACGAGCACCTGCTTCGCAAGGTGATCGGTCAGAACGAGGGCGGTTCCAAGAACGTCATCAAGACCTGGTCCCGTCGGTCGATGATCGTGCCGGCGATGCTCGGTCACACGATCGCCGTCCACGACGGTCGCAAGCACATCCCTGTGTTCGTGACCGAGACCATGGTCGGCCACAAACTGGGCGAGTTCGCGCCCACCCGCACCTTCCGCGGCCATGTGAAGGACGACAAGAAGGGCCGTCGCCGCTGA
- the rplV gene encoding 50S ribosomal protein L22, whose translation MVDSIARVKHIRVTPQKARRVVALIKGKQAQEALAILKFAPQGASEPIYKLVAAAIANAQVKADRDGEFLDEQDLYVKNAYVDEGTTLKRFQPRAQGRAFQIKKRTSHITVVLATPEVADAAPAATTKKASK comes from the coding sequence ATGGTGGATTCCATCGCACGCGTCAAGCACATTCGCGTGACCCCTCAGAAGGCTCGTCGTGTCGTCGCCCTCATCAAGGGCAAGCAGGCGCAGGAAGCACTGGCCATTCTGAAGTTCGCCCCGCAGGGCGCCAGCGAGCCGATCTACAAGCTCGTCGCCGCTGCGATCGCGAACGCACAGGTCAAGGCCGATCGCGACGGCGAGTTCCTGGACGAGCAGGATCTGTACGTGAAGAACGCGTACGTCGACGAGGGCACGACGCTCAAGCGCTTCCAGCCCCGTGCTCAGGGACGCGCGTTCCAGATCAAGAAGCGCACGAGCCACATCACGGTCGTGCTGGCCACCCCCGAGGTCGCTGACGCGGCTCCGGCGGCCACGACGAAGAAGGCGAGCAAGTAA
- the rpsC gene encoding 30S ribosomal protein S3, which yields MGQKVNPYGFRLGITTDHVSRWFSDSTKPGQRYADYVAEDIKIRRLLQTQLDRAGVSNIEIERTRDRVRVDIHTARPGIVIGRRGAEAERIRGDLEKLTGKQIQLNILEVKNPEADAQLVAQGIAEQLSARVAFRRAMRKGLQGAQRAGAKGIRIQVSGRLGGAEMSRSEFYREGRVPLHTLRANIDYGFYEARTTFGRIGVKVWIYKGDLTNKELAREQANMKPQRERGDRRRAPRNEAPVAEGASA from the coding sequence ATGGGCCAGAAGGTCAACCCGTACGGCTTCCGCCTCGGCATCACCACGGACCACGTGTCTCGCTGGTTCTCGGACTCGACGAAGCCCGGCCAGCGTTACGCCGACTACGTCGCCGAGGACATCAAGATCCGTCGCCTGCTGCAGACGCAGCTCGACCGCGCCGGCGTCTCGAACATCGAGATCGAGCGCACCCGCGACCGTGTGCGTGTGGACATCCACACCGCGCGTCCCGGTATCGTCATCGGCCGCCGCGGCGCCGAGGCTGAGCGCATCCGCGGCGACCTCGAGAAGCTGACCGGCAAGCAGATCCAGCTGAACATCCTCGAGGTCAAGAACCCCGAGGCAGACGCTCAGCTGGTCGCACAGGGGATCGCCGAGCAGCTGTCTGCTCGCGTGGCGTTCCGCCGTGCGATGCGCAAGGGTCTGCAGGGCGCGCAGCGCGCCGGCGCCAAGGGCATCCGCATCCAGGTCTCCGGCCGCCTCGGCGGCGCGGAGATGAGCCGCTCGGAGTTCTACCGCGAGGGTCGTGTGCCGCTGCACACGCTGCGCGCGAACATCGACTACGGCTTCTACGAGGCCAGGACCACCTTCGGCCGCATCGGCGTGAAGGTCTGGATCTACAAGGGCGACCTCACCAACAAGGAACTCGCGCGCGAGCAGGCCAACATGAAGCCGCAGCGCGAGCGCGGCGATCGCCGTCGCGCTCCGCGCAACGAGGCGCCTGTCGCAGAAGGAGCGTCGGCATAA
- the rplP gene encoding 50S ribosomal protein L16, producing MLIPRKVKYRKQHHPKRTGQASGGTKVSFGDYGIQALTPAYVTNRQIESARIAMTRHIKRGGKVWINIYPDRPLTKKPAETRMGSGKGSPEWWVANVKPGRVLFEVAGVSEELAREALTRAIHKLPLKARIIKREEGDA from the coding sequence ATGCTCATCCCCCGCAAGGTCAAGTACCGCAAGCAGCACCACCCGAAGCGTACGGGTCAGGCGTCGGGCGGCACGAAGGTCTCCTTCGGCGATTACGGCATCCAGGCACTGACTCCCGCGTATGTGACCAACCGTCAGATCGAGTCCGCTCGTATCGCGATGACCCGTCACATCAAGCGCGGTGGAAAGGTGTGGATCAACATCTACCCCGACCGTCCGCTCACCAAGAAGCCCGCCGAGACCCGTATGGGTTCCGGTAAGGGCTCCCCTGAGTGGTGGGTCGCAAACGTCAAGCCGGGCCGCGTCCTCTTCGAGGTCGCGGGCGTGAGCGAGGAACTCGCACGCGAGGCGCTCACCCGGGCCATTCACAAGCTGCCGCTCAAGGCACGCATCATCAAGCGCGAGGAGGGCGACGCGTAA
- the rpmC gene encoding 50S ribosomal protein L29 translates to MAIGTKELAPAELDTFEDQRLVEELRKAKEELFNLRFQSATGQLESHGRIRAVKRDIARLYTVIRERELGIRATPAPVEAPAKAKKSKAKKSGDASADAEGKSE, encoded by the coding sequence ATGGCGATCGGCACCAAGGAGCTCGCACCCGCCGAGCTCGACACGTTCGAAGACCAGCGCCTCGTCGAGGAGCTGCGCAAGGCCAAGGAGGAGCTGTTCAACCTCCGCTTCCAGTCGGCCACCGGCCAGCTGGAGAGCCACGGCCGCATCCGCGCCGTCAAGCGCGACATCGCGCGCCTGTACACCGTGATCCGCGAGCGCGAGCTGGGCATCCGTGCCACGCCCGCCCCCGTCGAGGCTCCGGCGAAGGCGAAGAAGAGCAAGGCGAAGAAGTCCGGGGATGCCTCGGCTGACGCCGAAGGGAAGTCCGAGTAA
- the rpsQ gene encoding 30S ribosomal protein S17 — translation MAEKKAAEAVSHGVHDVREAGARGYRKARRGYVVSDKMDKTIVVEVEDRVKHPLYGKVIRRTEKVKAHDENNTAGIGDLVLINETRPLSATKRWRLVEILEKAK, via the coding sequence ATGGCTGAGAAGAAGGCTGCTGAAGCCGTCTCGCACGGCGTGCACGATGTGCGCGAAGCCGGTGCGCGCGGTTACCGCAAGGCCCGCCGTGGCTACGTCGTCAGCGACAAGATGGACAAGACCATCGTCGTCGAGGTCGAGGACCGCGTGAAGCACCCGCTTTACGGCAAGGTCATCCGCCGCACCGAGAAGGTCAAGGCGCACGACGAGAACAACACCGCCGGCATCGGCGACCTCGTTCTCATCAACGAGACCCGCCCGCTGAGCGCCACCAAGCGCTGGCGTCTGGTGGAGATCCTGGAGAAGGCAAAGTGA
- the rplN gene encoding 50S ribosomal protein L14, protein MIQSESRLKVADNTGAKELLAIRVLGGSSRRYAGLGDTIVATVKDAIPGGNVKKGDVVKAVIVRTKKSTRRPDGSYIKFDENAAVLLKSDGEPRGTRIFGPVGRELRDKKFMKIVSLAPEVI, encoded by the coding sequence GTGATCCAGTCCGAGTCCCGCCTCAAGGTCGCCGACAACACCGGCGCGAAGGAGCTGCTCGCGATCCGCGTCCTCGGTGGTTCCAGCCGCCGTTACGCCGGTCTGGGCGACACCATCGTCGCGACTGTCAAGGACGCGATCCCGGGCGGCAACGTCAAGAAGGGCGATGTGGTCAAGGCCGTCATCGTCCGCACCAAGAAGTCCACGCGCCGTCCCGACGGCTCGTACATCAAGTTCGACGAGAACGCCGCCGTGCTGCTGAAGAGCGACGGGGAGCCCCGTGGCACCCGCATCTTCGGGCCGGTCGGTCGTGAGCTTCGTGACAAGAAGTTCATGAAGATCGTCTCGCTCGCCCCGGAGGTCATCTGA
- the rplX gene encoding 50S ribosomal protein L24, producing MANIKKGDLVQVITGRKQDKGGDRGKQGKVLEVLVEQNRVVVEGVNYVTKHTRVGQTQRGTKTGGIETVEAPIHISNVAVVDPSTKKPTRVGHRVEEQVKDGVKRTVRVRYAKKSGKDL from the coding sequence ATGGCGAACATCAAGAAGGGTGACCTGGTTCAGGTCATCACGGGCCGCAAGCAGGACAAGGGCGGCGACCGCGGCAAGCAGGGCAAGGTCCTCGAGGTCCTCGTCGAGCAGAACCGCGTCGTGGTGGAGGGCGTGAACTACGTCACCAAGCACACCCGCGTCGGCCAGACCCAGCGCGGCACCAAGACGGGTGGGATCGAGACCGTCGAGGCCCCGATCCACATCTCCAACGTCGCCGTCGTGGACCCCTCGACCAAGAAGCCGACCCGTGTCGGCCACCGCGTCGAGGAGCAGGTCAAGGACGGCGTGAAGCGCACGGTCCGCGTGCGCTACGCGAAGAAGTCAGGTAAGGACCTCTGA
- the rplE gene encoding 50S ribosomal protein L5, producing the protein MAATEAAEAVKVQPRLKAKYNTEIKKALQEQFGYANVMQIPGLVKVVVNTGVGEAARDSKVIDGAIDDLTKITGQKPIVTKARKSIAQFKLREGQAIGAHVTLRGDRAWEFVDRLVNLALPRIRDFRGLSDQQFDGKGNYTFGLQEQSVFHEIDQDKIDRVRGFDITVVTTAKTDDEGRALLRALGFPFKAADAPA; encoded by the coding sequence ATGGCAGCGACTGAGGCTGCGGAGGCTGTCAAGGTGCAGCCCCGCCTGAAGGCCAAGTACAACACCGAGATCAAGAAGGCCCTGCAGGAGCAGTTCGGCTACGCGAACGTCATGCAGATCCCCGGCCTGGTCAAGGTGGTCGTCAACACCGGTGTCGGCGAGGCCGCTCGCGACAGCAAGGTGATCGACGGTGCGATCGACGATCTCACCAAGATCACCGGCCAGAAGCCGATCGTCACCAAGGCCCGCAAGTCCATCGCGCAGTTCAAGCTGCGCGAGGGACAGGCCATCGGCGCGCACGTCACCCTCCGCGGCGACCGCGCCTGGGAGTTCGTCGACCGCCTGGTGAACCTCGCACTGCCCCGCATCCGCGACTTCCGCGGGCTGTCGGACCAGCAGTTCGACGGCAAGGGCAACTACACCTTCGGTCTCCAGGAGCAGAGCGTGTTCCACGAGATCGATCAGGACAAGATCGACCGCGTCCGCGGATTCGACATCACCGTGGTCACCACGGCCAAGACGGATGACGAGGGTCGTGCACTCCTGCGCGCGCTCGGCTTCCCGTTCAAGGCCGCCGACGCCCCGGCTTGA